In a single window of the Bradyrhizobium erythrophlei genome:
- a CDS encoding aldehyde dehydrogenase family protein — protein sequence MSDTATPLAYTRTARTQIEEFKNHIDGKWSASQTGEQFDVINPADTNDVVGRFPASSAADAEAAVRAASSAFASWKKTPISARAKILNRAADYLEANVDRFAAELTREMGKALNLSKDEILRSAQTLRFYAVEGQSFAGETFPNDDPDMIVYTQREPLGVVSVITPWNFPVSIPARKIAPALIAGNTVVFKPSSDAPLSGYRLVEAFVAAGVPNGVLNFIVGRASEVGPAITVPPVVRAISFTGSTAAGEAIHRSVAFTTRTQMELGGKNPLIVMEDADLDKAVDLTVKGGLSLSGQACTGTSRVLVMKQVKAAFTEKLVSKVKALKVGSGMVAGNDIGPLATPRQLETVLRYIEIGKREATLLCGGERLTGPGYISGYYVSPAIFTDVTLDMRIAREEIFGPVIGIMEVTSYVDAIAKANDTEYGLSAAIATRNPRYIHDFANDIEAGTVKINRTTTGNLINAPFGGLKRSSTSTFRESGRGALEFYTQIKTIYRGC from the coding sequence ATGTCCGATACCGCGACGCCGTTGGCGTACACCCGCACAGCGCGTACCCAAATCGAAGAGTTCAAGAACCATATCGACGGCAAATGGTCGGCGAGCCAGACCGGCGAGCAGTTCGATGTCATCAACCCGGCCGATACCAACGACGTTGTCGGCCGCTTTCCGGCGTCCTCGGCGGCGGATGCCGAAGCGGCGGTCCGCGCCGCATCCTCGGCCTTCGCGAGCTGGAAGAAGACGCCGATCTCGGCACGGGCGAAGATTCTCAACCGCGCCGCGGACTATCTCGAGGCCAACGTCGATCGCTTCGCCGCGGAACTGACGCGGGAGATGGGCAAGGCGCTCAATCTGAGCAAGGACGAGATCCTGCGCTCGGCGCAGACGCTGCGATTCTACGCGGTCGAGGGCCAGTCGTTCGCGGGCGAGACCTTCCCCAACGACGATCCCGACATGATCGTCTATACGCAGCGCGAGCCGCTCGGCGTCGTCTCGGTGATCACGCCATGGAATTTTCCGGTGTCGATCCCGGCGCGAAAGATCGCGCCGGCGCTGATCGCCGGAAACACCGTGGTGTTCAAGCCATCGTCGGACGCGCCGCTGAGCGGCTATCGGCTCGTGGAAGCTTTCGTCGCCGCAGGCGTCCCGAACGGAGTCCTGAATTTCATCGTCGGACGCGCTTCCGAGGTCGGTCCGGCCATTACCGTACCGCCCGTGGTGCGCGCGATCTCCTTTACCGGCTCGACCGCCGCCGGCGAGGCGATTCATCGCTCCGTCGCGTTTACCACCCGCACGCAGATGGAGCTCGGCGGCAAGAATCCGCTGATCGTGATGGAGGACGCCGATCTCGACAAGGCCGTCGATCTGACCGTCAAGGGCGGCCTTTCGTTGAGCGGCCAGGCCTGCACCGGCACCAGCCGCGTGCTGGTGATGAAGCAGGTCAAGGCGGCGTTTACCGAAAAGCTCGTGAGCAAGGTAAAGGCGCTGAAGGTCGGCAGCGGCATGGTCGCAGGAAACGATATCGGCCCGCTGGCGACGCCGCGGCAACTCGAAACGGTGCTGCGTTATATCGAGATCGGCAAGCGCGAGGCGACGTTGCTGTGCGGCGGCGAGCGCCTGACCGGCCCCGGCTACATCAGCGGCTATTACGTGTCGCCCGCCATTTTCACCGATGTGACGCTGGACATGCGGATCGCCCGCGAGGAAATCTTTGGACCGGTGATCGGCATCATGGAGGTCACGAGCTACGTCGACGCGATCGCAAAGGCCAACGATACCGAATACGGCCTCTCCGCGGCGATCGCGACGCGCAATCCGCGCTATATCCACGACTTCGCCAACGATATCGAAGCGGGAACCGTCAAGATCAACCGCACGACAACGGGAAATCTGATCAATGCGCCGTTCGGCGGCCTCAAGCGCTCCAGTACCTCGACGTTCCGGGAATCCGGTCGCGGAGCGCTTGAATTCTACACCCAAATCAAGACGATCTATCGCGGCTGCTGA
- a CDS encoding GlcG/HbpS family heme-binding protein, translated as MRPSFKLELEEARHMVAAAIRKSSEIGVLETICVADEGGYPLVLERMDRARVTGPQIAWNKAFTAAGHKRSTHLFNQTPNGPALPGNEAFGIQWSFEGRFAVFVGGFPIVVDDEVVGGIGLSGGNGEQDTACGVAALQALQEWLAPNNHRVLVRADIKM; from the coding sequence ATGAGACCTTCATTCAAATTGGAACTAGAGGAAGCACGCCACATGGTCGCCGCCGCCATCCGTAAATCCAGCGAGATCGGCGTGCTGGAGACTATCTGCGTCGCCGACGAGGGCGGCTATCCGCTCGTGCTTGAACGCATGGACCGCGCCAGGGTGACCGGACCCCAGATCGCCTGGAACAAGGCCTTTACCGCGGCCGGACACAAGCGTTCGACCCACTTGTTCAACCAGACGCCGAACGGCCCCGCGCTTCCGGGCAATGAAGCGTTCGGCATTCAGTGGAGTTTCGAGGGCCGGTTCGCTGTATTCGTCGGCGGCTTTCCCATCGTGGTGGACGATGAGGTCGTCGGCGGCATCGGCCTCAGCGGCGGCAACGGCGAACAAGATACCGCCTGCGGTGTCGCGGCCCTGCAGGCGCTGCAGGAATGGCTGGCGCCGAACAACCATCGCGTTCTGGTCCGGGCCGACATCAAGATGTGA